From one Bacillus sp. FJAT-42376 genomic stretch:
- a CDS encoding phosphotriesterase-related protein, with the protein MNRTLETVTGAIHADDLGKTLMHEHFLFGYPGYSGDLTLGSLNMKEALETAETIALSLRSFGVETVVDPTPNECGRDPEFLKEVSERTGLQIVCATGYYYEGEGATPYFKFRQQLGTAEEEIYEMFMTELTEGIGATGIKAGILKVASGKNQITPYEEMFFRAAAKAQKETGAVILTHTQEGTMGEEQVDLLLSEGASPDKIVIGHMCGSTDPAYHRRVLEKGVFIGFDRFGIQGMVGAPPDTERIETLSVLLKEGFGDQIMLSHDTVNIWLGRPLELPDPLAVQMRNWHPVHLFENILPKLSDRGFTEEALEDLLTKNPRQLFFQKQGADIV; encoded by the coding sequence ATGAATCGGACATTGGAAACAGTAACAGGTGCCATCCATGCGGATGATCTCGGCAAAACGTTAATGCACGAGCACTTTTTATTTGGCTATCCTGGCTATAGCGGCGATTTAACCCTGGGGAGCTTAAATATGAAGGAGGCTCTTGAAACAGCCGAAACCATCGCTCTTTCCCTTCGGAGTTTTGGAGTGGAAACGGTGGTCGATCCCACTCCGAATGAATGCGGACGGGATCCTGAATTTTTAAAAGAAGTTTCAGAGCGTACGGGACTGCAGATTGTATGTGCGACAGGCTATTATTACGAAGGTGAGGGAGCGACTCCATACTTTAAATTCCGACAGCAGCTGGGAACCGCGGAGGAAGAAATCTATGAGATGTTCATGACCGAGTTAACAGAAGGCATTGGGGCAACAGGCATAAAAGCAGGCATCCTTAAAGTCGCATCGGGCAAGAACCAAATTACACCTTATGAAGAAATGTTTTTCCGTGCAGCGGCTAAAGCGCAAAAGGAAACAGGAGCGGTTATTCTTACCCATACACAGGAAGGTACGATGGGAGAAGAGCAGGTGGACCTTCTGCTGTCGGAAGGTGCCTCTCCAGATAAAATCGTCATCGGACACATGTGCGGCAGTACGGATCCTGCCTATCACAGGAGAGTGTTGGAAAAAGGAGTCTTTATTGGCTTTGACCGGTTTGGCATTCAGGGTATGGTAGGAGCGCCGCCTGATACAGAACGAATAGAGACCTTGAGTGTTCTGTTAAAAGAGGGCTTCGGAGATCAGATTATGCTCTCGCACGATACCGTCAATATCTGGCTCGGAAGACCTTTGGAACTGCCTGACCCGCTTGCCGTACAAATGAGAAACTGGCATCCGGTTCATTTATTTGAGAACATTCTCCCTAAGCTTTCGGACCGGGGATTTACAGAGGAAGCTCTGGAAGACTTATTGACAAAAAATCCGCGGCAGCTCTTTTTTCAGAAACAGGGAGCGGACATTGTCTAG